The nucleotide window AAATCCTCTTATTACATAGATGTCTTACCAAAACACATGGTGCTGGGAGACCAGAACTTATTCCAGCCTAATGTTCTCTATCATTTGATTGATCCATGCAAGTTCTTGCGGATGAAGAAAATAGGAACGACCCAGGTCAAAATCCAGCTCTTGCTGCTTAGAGAATACCTCAGTGAGCTGAAGTATGGCCGCGAAGAGTTGAAGGTCATTGCCAAAATATCGGACGTGACGCTGTTTCTCTTACATTGGAACACGACCTGCTCCCGACTCGGTCACCTCTTCAATACGTTGAAGAACTTCATATCCGTTCTCGTACCTGGCAAACTTTACGTGAAGCATCACTTGATGAGCGATGCAAAGTCGAACAAAATACCAGAACTCAGGGTGCTTCTGAGCACCAAGATGCCCGTACTGTTTGATCGCAGGGAGTCAGTGGCTTATCACAACTCTGTGGAATTGAAATGGTTGGTCTTAGGGGAAGAGGCCCACCACGACCTCTACGAACTCGCCTATAAACTGCTCGAGCCTCGTTATTGCACGGAGAAAAATCAGTTTGGGGTGATTTCAGTAGAATCGGGCAGTATTGAGATTGGAAATCTCCTGCCTGACAGCTCGTACGAATTTTCAATCAGACGCGCAGAGAACTACACGCTAGTTTACTCGGCATGGTGTGATATcatggtcctgaaaaccaaagcagCAATCCACCTACAGTACGTGGGGAAGAAATCATGTCACTTCACATAGACCTCCACATCACCACACCACACAGTCTACACTCATTGAAACATTTTAGCCATCTGCTAGAACTTCCTATCATGAAAATAATCTGCAACGTTAGCTGAAAGTTAAAGAAGGTTAGAAGTAAATAAATAGCAAAGAACAAAAGCAA belongs to Amblyraja radiata isolate CabotCenter1 chromosome 23, sAmbRad1.1.pri, whole genome shotgun sequence and includes:
- the fndc11 gene encoding fibronectin type III domain-containing protein 11 — protein: MALQSDYSAANKEAVRINDCGIVADSWRKYVDRKNIVLQFLGNNLSVDILKHYETRLELLKKSSYYIDVLPKHMVLGDQNLFQPNVLYHLIDPCKFLRMKKIGTTQVKIQLLLLREYLSELKYGREELKVIAKISDVTLFLLHWNTTCSRLGHLFNTLKNFISVLVPGKLYVKHHLMSDAKSNKIPELRVLLSTKMPVLFDRRESVAYHNSVELKWLVLGEEAHHDLYELAYKLLEPRYCTEKNQFGVISVESGSIEIGNLLPDSSYEFSIRRAENYTLVYSAWCDIMVLKTKAAIHLQYVGKKSCHFT